From Desulfosoma caldarium, the proteins below share one genomic window:
- the mqnE gene encoding aminofutalosine synthase MqnE, which translates to MLPTSVYRSLGLEDVLHKVMDGRRLSLDDGLRLFRCPDLGAVGALAHEVRCRLHGLTTYYVVNQHINYSNVCVNGCLFCAFRRRKGQPGAFELTVSEVAAKVRERLMEGITEVHLVGGCHPELRLETFEAMLRAIRQVRPTVHIKAFTAVEIAHFAHLEGLSVRDVLVRLKAAGLDMLPGGGAEIFSPRVRALLCPQKLSGEGWLQVMREAHQLGIKSNATMLFGHKETLEERLEHLDALRRLQDETGGFVCFIPLPFQAKHTEIRGAQGPTGVDELKTIAVSRLMLDNIPHIKAYWVMLGVKQAQVALYFGADDLDGTVVEEKIGHMAGADSDACLTRDTLEHLIAQAGLEPVERNCFFEQAAASAAP; encoded by the coding sequence ATGCTTCCCACATCGGTGTACAGGTCTTTGGGTCTTGAAGATGTCTTGCACAAGGTCATGGACGGCCGGCGCTTGAGCCTTGATGACGGGCTTCGGCTCTTTCGATGTCCGGATTTGGGAGCTGTCGGGGCTTTGGCCCATGAAGTGCGCTGCCGCCTACACGGGCTCACCACCTATTATGTGGTCAACCAGCACATCAACTACTCCAACGTGTGCGTGAACGGGTGTCTGTTTTGCGCTTTTCGGCGTCGCAAGGGACAACCGGGGGCGTTTGAGCTCACCGTATCGGAGGTAGCAGCCAAGGTGCGGGAGCGGCTTATGGAGGGCATCACGGAAGTGCACCTGGTGGGAGGGTGTCATCCAGAGCTGCGCTTGGAGACCTTTGAAGCCATGCTGCGAGCCATTCGGCAGGTTCGGCCGACGGTGCACATCAAAGCCTTTACGGCGGTGGAGATTGCGCACTTTGCGCATTTGGAAGGGCTTTCCGTTCGAGATGTGCTTGTGCGGCTCAAAGCGGCGGGTTTGGATATGCTGCCCGGCGGCGGTGCCGAAATTTTCAGCCCCCGCGTGCGTGCCCTACTGTGTCCTCAAAAACTGAGTGGTGAAGGGTGGCTGCAGGTAATGCGTGAGGCGCACCAACTCGGAATCAAAAGCAACGCCACCATGCTTTTTGGACACAAGGAAACCCTGGAAGAACGGCTGGAGCATTTGGACGCGCTGCGCCGGCTTCAGGACGAGACGGGCGGCTTTGTGTGTTTCATTCCTCTGCCCTTTCAGGCAAAGCACACGGAGATTCGGGGCGCTCAGGGCCCCACGGGCGTCGACGAGCTAAAAACCATCGCCGTCTCCCGCCTCATGCTGGATAACATTCCTCACATCAAGGCCTACTGGGTCATGCTTGGTGTCAAGCAGGCGCAGGTGGCGCTCTATTTCGGCGCAGACGATTTGGACGGCACGGTGGTGGAAGAAAAGATCGGGCACATGGCCGGGGCGGATTCCGACGCGTGCCTCACCAGGGATACCCTGGAGCATCTCATTGCGCAGGCGGGTTTAGAGCCAGTGGAACGCAATTGCTTTTTTGAGCAGGCCGCAGCCTCGGCGGCGCCGTGA
- a CDS encoding amidohydrolase family protein, translated as MSGLKGPKDGGLRAVAIHRAPWVFSGIGPTVFDGAVVVLNGRILECGPYRAMRSRYGGTAVRVWDHESAALVPGAVNAHTHLDFSLLDFPKPLRPLGFPGWVRGVFKAAAQLTPSARREARDAGRAQASQTGTRCLANVINPPLEGSSSPCAPSREYRFVELLGFHYRSLQEALSMEDVAEGDWVSLAAHSLYATSWNVVVQAKAWCRSRGLPFSIHVAEHSEELSFVQDGTGFCRDLLESLGRWDASWRPLGLSPVKTLQALGILDPRTLLVHMVHVNEEDWNLVAQSGAAVCFCPRSNLWIEGKMPNMQAAFDRSISCALGTDSRASNEDLNLFREAAAVLDAVPGLHPSHVLRMATFGGARALGLESSFGHLGPGASAPFLAVFLSGSCSTENDVAEAIIHQAAREQMAWIGTGMVG; from the coding sequence ATGAGTGGATTGAAGGGCCCTAAAGACGGCGGCCTCAGGGCCGTGGCCATTCATCGAGCTCCCTGGGTGTTTTCCGGCATAGGGCCAACCGTCTTTGACGGGGCCGTGGTGGTGTTGAACGGCCGAATCCTGGAATGCGGCCCGTATCGGGCGATGCGTTCCCGGTACGGCGGCACGGCGGTGCGCGTCTGGGATCACGAGAGCGCGGCCTTGGTTCCCGGAGCCGTGAATGCGCACACCCATCTGGACTTCAGCCTCCTGGATTTCCCCAAGCCGTTGAGGCCCTTGGGGTTTCCCGGGTGGGTAAGGGGGGTGTTTAAAGCCGCAGCGCAGCTCACTCCTTCGGCCCGCAGGGAGGCTCGAGACGCGGGGCGCGCTCAGGCTTCACAAACGGGCACTCGATGCCTGGCCAATGTGATCAATCCACCCCTGGAGGGTTCTTCCAGCCCATGCGCCCCATCCCGGGAATATCGGTTTGTGGAGTTGTTGGGGTTTCACTATCGAAGTCTTCAGGAGGCCCTTTCCATGGAGGATGTGGCTGAGGGGGATTGGGTGTCTCTGGCTGCTCACTCTCTGTATGCCACGTCCTGGAACGTTGTGGTTCAGGCCAAAGCCTGGTGTCGATCGCGCGGGTTGCCCTTTTCCATACATGTGGCTGAACATTCTGAGGAACTTTCCTTCGTTCAGGACGGCACAGGTTTTTGTCGAGATCTTTTGGAATCTCTGGGCCGATGGGATGCGTCCTGGCGACCTTTAGGATTGTCTCCCGTCAAGACCTTGCAGGCCCTGGGAATTTTGGATCCTCGAACCCTTTTGGTCCACATGGTCCATGTGAACGAGGAGGACTGGAACCTGGTGGCTCAAAGCGGTGCCGCCGTGTGTTTTTGTCCACGAAGCAATTTGTGGATCGAAGGGAAAATGCCCAACATGCAAGCAGCCTTTGATCGGAGCATTTCCTGTGCCCTGGGCACGGACAGCCGGGCCAGCAATGAGGACTTGAACCTTTTTCGAGAGGCTGCGGCCGTGTTGGATGCTGTGCCGGGCCTTCACCCATCGCATGTTTTGCGCATGGCCACTTTCGGCGGCGCTCGTGCCCTTGGCCTGGAATCATCTTTTGGGCATCTGGGCCCTGGAGCGAGCGCGCCTTTCTTGGCTGTTTTCCTTTCGGGTTCCTGTTCGACGGAAAACGATGTGGCGGAAGCAATCATCCATCAGGCAGCACGGGAGCAGATGGCATGGATTGGCACGGGGATGGTAGGCTGA
- a CDS encoding RsbRD N-terminal domain-containing protein: protein MSFSQYLQRNQKAILKEWFQSVVETYPEETAKFLKKEKDPFANPVGRSILEGIEGVFRQILEGLPSDDVLAFLDRIVRVRAVQDFTPAQAVGFMFALKDVVRSQTDKDGLTTQYAADLVGFDRTVDRAALMAFNIYMECRENLYQLRVDEIKNRTGRLLERANAIWESRRAEGGSREES, encoded by the coding sequence ATGAGCTTTAGCCAATACCTGCAGCGCAATCAAAAGGCCATCCTCAAAGAGTGGTTTCAATCCGTAGTGGAAACGTATCCGGAAGAGACCGCCAAGTTCCTCAAAAAAGAAAAGGATCCCTTTGCCAATCCTGTGGGCCGTTCCATTCTTGAAGGGATTGAGGGCGTATTTAGGCAGATTCTGGAAGGGCTGCCCTCGGACGATGTGCTGGCCTTTTTGGATCGCATCGTGCGCGTGCGCGCCGTGCAGGACTTTACGCCGGCTCAGGCCGTGGGCTTTATGTTTGCCTTAAAGGACGTGGTGCGGTCTCAGACGGACAAGGACGGCCTCACGACCCAATACGCAGCCGATCTGGTCGGGTTTGATCGCACGGTGGATCGAGCGGCCCTTATGGCCTTTAACATCTACATGGAATGCCGCGAAAATCTCTACCAGCTTCGGGTAGACGAGATCAAGAACCGGACCGGAAGGCTTCTGGAACGGGCCAATGCCATATGGGAGAGCCGCCGTGCGGAGGGTGGCTCCCGGGAGGAATCCTAA
- the dsrJ gene encoding sulfate reduction electron transfer complex DsrMKJOP subunit DsrJ, whose product MYDAKKIVPGILIFVVLFTFPLWSNLGKAAPAPKPELPTTEKVCVMDTAYMKTEHMVLLNQWRDLVVRDANRLWVGPDGREHFMSLQNSCMKCHSSKVKFCDQCHTYAGVTPYCWQCHIEPKENM is encoded by the coding sequence ATGTATGATGCCAAAAAGATCGTCCCGGGCATTCTGATCTTTGTGGTGCTGTTCACCTTTCCCTTGTGGTCCAATTTGGGAAAGGCCGCTCCGGCACCCAAACCCGAACTTCCCACTACGGAAAAGGTCTGTGTCATGGACACGGCCTACATGAAAACGGAACACATGGTGCTTCTCAACCAGTGGCGGGATCTGGTGGTTCGTGACGCCAACAGATTGTGGGTGGGACCCGACGGCAGGGAACATTTCATGAGTCTTCAGAACTCTTGCATGAAATGCCATAGCAGCAAGGTCAAATTCTGCGACCAATGTCACACCTACGCCGGAGTCACGCCTTATTGCTGGCAGTGTCACATCGAGCCTAAGGAGAACATGTGA
- a CDS encoding TetR/AcrR family transcriptional regulator gives MGMDRFMRLKAPKRERIVEAAVEEFSRHGFRQASLNRLAESLGISKGSLFQYFGNKEGLFLFIFDHAVELVRQRLARVKQDTADKDFFDKIRQSLMAGVDFLEKHPRVYRIYLKMLFQEDFPMRDQLLQRVRFFSAEYLRPIVLQGMARGELRSDLDPDFVVFFLDAVMDRFLQAHCVAFLDGGMGLYEGSRDATGRVIDDFITVLRNGLAGDGVASQEKRTENASHIGVQVFGS, from the coding sequence ATGGGCATGGATCGTTTCATGAGGCTCAAGGCGCCGAAACGGGAAAGAATCGTGGAGGCGGCGGTGGAAGAATTTTCCCGCCATGGCTTTCGCCAGGCGAGCCTCAACCGACTGGCCGAATCCCTTGGGATTTCCAAGGGATCCCTCTTTCAGTACTTCGGTAACAAAGAAGGCCTTTTTCTTTTCATCTTTGATCATGCGGTGGAATTGGTCCGCCAACGGCTGGCTCGGGTGAAGCAGGACACGGCGGATAAGGATTTCTTTGATAAGATTCGCCAAAGCCTGATGGCCGGCGTGGACTTCCTTGAGAAACATCCTCGAGTCTACCGCATTTACCTCAAAATGCTCTTTCAGGAAGACTTTCCAATGCGGGATCAGCTGTTACAGCGTGTGCGTTTCTTTTCTGCCGAATATTTGCGTCCCATCGTCCTTCAAGGCATGGCTCGAGGGGAACTGCGTTCGGACTTGGACCCGGATTTTGTGGTCTTTTTTTTGGACGCCGTCATGGACCGGTTTCTTCAGGCCCATTGCGTCGCTTTCTTGGACGGGGGCATGGGGCTTTACGAAGGATCTCGGGACGCGACGGGGCGGGTGATCGACGACTTCATCACGGTGCTGAGAAACGGCTTGGCCGGGGACGGCGTGGCGTCCCAGGAAAAGAGGACCGAAAATGCTTCCCACATCGGTGTACAGGTCTTTGGGTCTTGA
- the dsrK gene encoding sulfate reduction electron transfer complex DsrMKJOP subunit DsrK — protein sequence MATVPKPSELGKVDHRPPQRPWTETFPEFRPGTYCYSAKPKNLEVVGLPNPREWSPTDEDWKLPDDWKDITLKGMKDRLDKFRSFKLFMDICVRCGACADKCHYFIGSGDPKNMPVLRAELIRSIYRNYFTGSGKILKKYAGARALTEQIIKEWFYYFYQCTECRRCSVFCPYGIDTAEITMMGRELLNELGCNIDWIMGPVANCYMNGNHLGIQPHAFKDMIMFFVDEIEAVTGVRVEPTFNRKGAEVLFITPSGDVFADPGTYTLMGYMMLFHEIGLDYTWSTYASEGGNFGLFTSHEMMKRLNAKMYAEAKRLKVKWILGGECGHMWRVINQYMDTMNGPADFLEVPKSPITGTVFENAKSTKMVHIAEFTADLIRHGKLNLDPSRNDNKIVTFHDSCNTSRAMGLFEEPRYVLKAVCNHFYDMPENTIREKTFCCGSGSGLNTDEFMEMRMRGGLPRANAVRYVHEKYGVNMLACICAIDRAVLPPLMNYWVPGVEVTGLHELVGNALVMKGEKKRTTDLRYEPLPGMEEEEEAEDV from the coding sequence ATGGCTACTGTCCCGAAACCCAGCGAACTTGGCAAAGTGGACCATCGGCCGCCGCAGAGGCCGTGGACCGAAACGTTCCCGGAGTTTCGACCCGGCACGTATTGCTATAGTGCCAAGCCCAAGAACCTTGAGGTGGTAGGGCTACCCAACCCCCGCGAGTGGAGTCCCACGGATGAAGACTGGAAGTTGCCCGACGATTGGAAAGACATCACCCTCAAGGGCATGAAGGATCGATTGGACAAATTCCGTTCTTTCAAGCTCTTTATGGATATCTGCGTTCGGTGCGGCGCCTGTGCGGACAAGTGCCATTACTTTATCGGATCCGGGGATCCCAAGAACATGCCCGTGTTGCGGGCGGAACTGATTCGCTCCATTTACCGCAACTACTTTACCGGAAGCGGGAAGATTTTGAAGAAATATGCCGGTGCTCGCGCCTTGACGGAACAGATCATTAAGGAATGGTTCTATTACTTCTATCAGTGCACAGAGTGCCGGCGCTGTTCCGTTTTTTGCCCTTACGGTATTGACACGGCCGAAATCACCATGATGGGCCGCGAGCTCCTCAATGAACTGGGCTGCAACATCGACTGGATCATGGGGCCCGTCGCTAACTGCTACATGAACGGCAACCACCTGGGGATTCAGCCTCACGCTTTCAAGGACATGATCATGTTCTTCGTGGACGAGATCGAAGCGGTCACGGGCGTGCGCGTGGAGCCGACGTTCAACCGCAAGGGCGCCGAGGTGCTGTTCATCACCCCCTCGGGAGACGTCTTTGCCGATCCCGGAACCTACACCCTCATGGGCTACATGATGCTCTTCCATGAGATCGGGCTGGACTATACCTGGAGCACCTATGCTTCCGAAGGCGGTAACTTCGGCCTGTTCACATCCCATGAAATGATGAAACGCCTTAACGCCAAAATGTACGCGGAAGCCAAGCGCCTTAAGGTCAAATGGATCCTTGGCGGCGAATGCGGTCACATGTGGCGCGTCATCAATCAGTACATGGACACCATGAACGGACCGGCCGATTTCCTGGAAGTTCCCAAGTCCCCCATCACCGGCACCGTTTTTGAGAACGCCAAAAGCACCAAGATGGTGCACATTGCCGAATTCACGGCCGACCTCATTCGCCACGGCAAACTCAACCTGGATCCAAGCCGTAATGATAATAAAATCGTTACCTTCCACGATTCATGCAATACGTCCCGTGCCATGGGGCTTTTTGAAGAACCCCGTTACGTCCTCAAGGCCGTGTGCAACCATTTCTATGACATGCCGGAAAACACCATTCGAGAAAAGACATTCTGCTGCGGCTCCGGATCAGGACTCAACACCGATGAGTTCATGGAAATGCGCATGCGTGGAGGCCTACCACGCGCTAACGCGGTGCGTTATGTCCACGAAAAATACGGCGTGAACATGTTGGCATGTATCTGCGCCATCGATCGCGCCGTGTTGCCGCCCCTAATGAACTACTGGGTGCCGGGTGTCGAGGTGACGGGGCTTCACGAACTTGTCGGCAACGCCCTGGTGATGAAGGGTGAAAAGAAACGGACCACCGACCTCCGTTATGAACCCCTGCCGGGGATGGAAGAAGAGGAGGAGGCTGAAGATGTATGA
- a CDS encoding acetyl ornithine aminotransferase family protein: MRRPVLHGPLPGPKAQALTAKDQLYVSPSYTRIYPLVVERGEGVWVEDVDGNQFLDFTSGIAVCATGHCHPRVVRAVQDQAQHLLHMSGTDFYYTPQIRLAEKLSSLLPQEDHYKVYFGNSGAEAVEAAFKLARWHTRRELNIAFFGAFHGRTMGALSLTASKTIQKRHYHPFVPGITHIPYPYCYRCPYNLTYPSCDLECVRWVEDTLFRTTMPPDEVAAIFVEPIQGEGGYIVPPPEFHRRLHAIARSHGILYVADEVQTGIGRTGKMFAMEHFGVVPDIIALAKGIASGLPLGAMMAPSRIMTWEAGSHASTFGGNPLSCQAALETLALVESELMHNAAVMGQRLLEGLRRLQQDWECMGDVRGLGLMVGVELVKDRHTKERASEWRNRVIQEAFQRGLLLLGCGENTVRFCPALTVTADEVDCCLDLFAQAVAALFH, translated from the coding sequence ATGCGACGTCCCGTTCTTCATGGACCACTCCCCGGCCCCAAGGCTCAGGCCCTGACAGCCAAGGATCAACTGTATGTGTCCCCGTCCTACACGCGCATTTACCCTCTCGTGGTCGAACGGGGTGAAGGGGTTTGGGTGGAGGATGTGGATGGCAATCAGTTTCTGGATTTTACCTCGGGCATTGCCGTATGCGCCACAGGCCATTGTCATCCTCGCGTGGTGCGGGCCGTGCAAGACCAGGCGCAGCACCTGCTGCACATGTCGGGAACGGATTTTTATTACACGCCACAGATTCGGCTGGCGGAAAAGCTTTCATCACTTTTACCTCAAGAAGATCACTACAAGGTCTATTTCGGCAACTCGGGCGCCGAAGCCGTGGAAGCGGCCTTTAAACTGGCCCGGTGGCATACACGACGGGAGCTCAACATCGCCTTTTTCGGGGCCTTTCACGGACGGACCATGGGGGCTTTATCCCTGACGGCTAGCAAGACCATTCAAAAGCGCCATTACCATCCCTTTGTGCCGGGCATCACGCACATCCCCTATCCGTACTGCTACCGATGCCCGTACAATCTCACCTATCCGTCCTGCGATCTGGAATGTGTGCGCTGGGTGGAAGACACCCTGTTTCGTACCACTATGCCTCCGGACGAGGTTGCAGCCATCTTTGTGGAACCCATTCAAGGTGAAGGGGGCTACATTGTGCCGCCTCCGGAATTTCACCGGCGACTGCACGCCATCGCGCGCTCCCACGGCATTTTGTACGTGGCCGATGAAGTGCAAACGGGCATCGGCCGCACAGGAAAGATGTTCGCCATGGAACATTTCGGTGTGGTGCCGGACATCATCGCCCTGGCCAAGGGCATCGCTTCCGGGTTGCCTTTGGGCGCCATGATGGCCCCGAGCCGCATTATGACCTGGGAAGCGGGTTCCCACGCCTCCACTTTTGGCGGAAACCCTTTGTCTTGCCAGGCGGCCTTGGAAACCCTGGCCCTGGTGGAATCGGAACTTATGCACAACGCCGCCGTCATGGGCCAGAGGCTGCTGGAAGGCCTGCGCCGGTTGCAGCAGGATTGGGAATGCATGGGCGATGTGCGCGGCCTGGGACTGATGGTGGGCGTGGAACTGGTGAAAGACCGCCACACCAAGGAACGGGCCTCCGAGTGGCGAAACCGCGTGATACAGGAAGCCTTTCAAAGGGGTTTGCTGCTTTTGGGATGCGGCGAAAACACTGTGCGCTTTTGCCCGGCTCTGACCGTCACGGCGGATGAGGTGGACTGCTGCCTGGACCTTTTTGCCCAGGCTGTGGCCGCCCTCTTCCACTAG
- the mqnC gene encoding cyclic dehypoxanthinyl futalosine synthase translates to MGQVSKVPSIHEEWLEAVVEGDRRLSWHEARDIYLHADFHRLGFAAHRMRLKKAPHNVVTYVVDRNINYSNICVCGCRFCAFFRPPGHPEGYVLERDVLAKKIEETLALGGTQILLQGGHHPDLPLRFYEDMLRFIKDRYPVHVHAFSPPEIVFFARQEGVDVATVIARLKNAGLDSIPGGGAEILVDAVRRRVSPNKCSAQEWLGVMEEAHRQGLRTTATMMFGHEESMEDRLSHLFALRDVQDRTGGFTAFIPWTFQPGKTAIDRRPETAVGYLRLLALSRLVLDNFDNLQASWVTMGPKVAQAALFFGANDFGSTMIEENVVAAAGVHFRLSVEEIRRLIADAGFVPKQRTMAYEWIEGP, encoded by the coding sequence ATGGGCCAAGTTTCCAAGGTGCCATCGATTCATGAAGAGTGGCTGGAAGCCGTGGTGGAAGGCGACCGGCGTCTCAGCTGGCATGAGGCCCGGGACATTTACCTTCATGCGGATTTTCATCGTCTGGGTTTTGCGGCCCATCGCATGCGGCTCAAAAAGGCCCCGCATAACGTGGTCACTTATGTGGTGGACCGAAACATCAACTATTCCAACATCTGCGTGTGCGGCTGTCGGTTTTGCGCCTTTTTTCGACCTCCGGGCCATCCGGAAGGCTATGTTTTGGAAAGGGACGTTCTGGCCAAGAAAATCGAAGAGACTCTGGCCCTGGGCGGCACGCAGATTCTGCTTCAGGGAGGGCACCATCCGGATCTTCCTTTGCGCTTTTACGAAGACATGCTGCGGTTCATCAAGGACCGTTATCCTGTGCACGTGCACGCGTTTTCCCCGCCGGAAATTGTTTTTTTTGCCCGTCAAGAAGGTGTGGACGTGGCCACGGTCATTGCACGCCTAAAAAATGCCGGGCTGGATTCCATTCCCGGCGGTGGGGCGGAAATCTTGGTGGACGCGGTGCGGCGCAGGGTTTCTCCCAACAAATGTTCCGCTCAAGAATGGCTGGGGGTCATGGAGGAGGCGCACCGTCAGGGACTGCGCACCACGGCGACCATGATGTTCGGGCATGAAGAATCCATGGAGGATCGGCTGAGCCATCTTTTTGCGCTTAGGGATGTGCAAGATCGAACGGGAGGCTTTACGGCTTTTATTCCATGGACGTTTCAACCGGGAAAAACGGCCATAGATCGACGTCCGGAAACGGCGGTGGGGTATCTTCGCCTTTTGGCCCTCTCACGCCTGGTCCTGGACAATTTTGACAATCTGCAGGCGTCATGGGTCACCATGGGTCCCAAGGTGGCCCAAGCGGCGCTCTTTTTCGGTGCCAACGATTTCGGCTCGACCATGATTGAAGAAAACGTGGTGGCTGCCGCTGGGGTTCATTTTCGTTTATCCGTTGAAGAGATTCGCCGCCTCATTGCCGACGCCGGGTTTGTGCCCAAGCAACGGACCATGGCCTATGAGTGGATTGAAGGGCCCTAA
- the dsrO gene encoding sulfate reduction electron transfer complex DsrMKJOP subunit DsrO: MEKDRREFLKIGGISVLGLSALPVFQALAQQQGPRYKPDPNALQGAQWAMVVDMEKCWEEQEKRQCKDCILACHKTHNVPDIPDPKREIKWIWLEEYKHAFPDQAHEYAPQKVKESPFMLLCNHCTNPPCVRVCPTKATFKRAQDGIVMMDFHRCIGCRYCMAGCPYGARSFNWGDPRPYLKTEEINMTYPTRRKGVVEKCTFCYERIDEGLQPACVEACKAKALIFGDVTDPNSEVRKILSDHYSLRRKVELGTGPNVYYLI; this comes from the coding sequence ATGGAAAAGGATCGCCGTGAATTCCTGAAGATAGGCGGAATATCCGTCCTGGGGCTGAGTGCTCTGCCTGTCTTTCAGGCGCTCGCCCAACAACAGGGGCCTCGATACAAACCCGATCCCAACGCTCTCCAGGGAGCTCAGTGGGCCATGGTCGTGGACATGGAGAAGTGTTGGGAAGAACAAGAAAAACGCCAGTGTAAAGACTGCATTTTGGCGTGCCACAAGACGCACAATGTCCCGGACATTCCCGACCCGAAGCGGGAGATCAAATGGATTTGGTTGGAAGAATACAAACACGCCTTTCCAGACCAGGCCCATGAATACGCTCCACAAAAGGTAAAGGAAAGTCCCTTTATGCTCCTGTGCAACCACTGCACCAATCCGCCGTGCGTGCGCGTGTGTCCCACCAAGGCGACGTTTAAGCGAGCGCAAGACGGCATCGTCATGATGGACTTCCACCGCTGCATCGGGTGCCGATACTGCATGGCAGGCTGCCCCTATGGGGCACGGAGCTTCAACTGGGGCGATCCTCGACCCTATCTAAAAACCGAAGAGATCAACATGACGTACCCAACCCGGCGCAAAGGCGTGGTGGAAAAATGTACCTTCTGCTACGAACGCATCGATGAAGGTTTGCAGCCGGCGTGCGTGGAAGCGTGCAAAGCCAAAGCCTTGATCTTCGGCGACGTGACGGATCCCAACTCCGAAGTGCGCAAGATCCTGTCCGACCATTACAGTCTGCGCCGAAAGGTTGAACTGGGCACAGGGCCGAACGTTTACTACCTGATTTGA
- the dsrM gene encoding sulfate reduction electron transfer complex DsrMKJOP subunit DsrM — protein sequence MNASQAMVFSLVAVGILVCLPLIGVTAGMTSLFAVIIPYAAVALFFVGVVARVVRWARSPVPFRIPTTCGQQKSFSWIKADPLENPTDTKGVVLRMILEVLLFRSLFRNTRLEYYDGPKIRYASAKWLWLGAIVFHYSFLVVLLRHLRFFSEPVVPLVTLLESVDGFLEVGLPRLYISGLALLAGVAYLFLRRVTIPQLKYISLPSDYFPLFLIFAIATTGVLMRYIYKVDIVGVKELTMGLATFHPVIPEGIGTIFYIHLFLVSVLFAYFPFSKLVHMAGVFLSPTRNLPNNSRMVRHINPWNYPVKVHTYEEYEDEFREKMIEAGLPVEKKE from the coding sequence ATGAACGCATCACAAGCCATGGTCTTTTCCCTTGTCGCCGTCGGGATCCTCGTGTGCCTCCCCCTGATCGGCGTGACGGCCGGGATGACGTCCCTTTTTGCGGTGATCATCCCCTATGCGGCCGTCGCCCTGTTTTTCGTGGGGGTTGTGGCGCGCGTGGTGCGGTGGGCCCGCTCCCCGGTCCCTTTTCGCATCCCGACCACCTGTGGACAGCAAAAGAGCTTCTCCTGGATCAAAGCAGATCCCTTGGAAAATCCAACGGATACTAAGGGCGTGGTTCTTCGCATGATCCTCGAGGTGCTGCTGTTCCGGTCCCTCTTTCGCAACACGCGCCTGGAATACTACGACGGTCCAAAAATTCGATACGCCTCGGCCAAATGGTTGTGGCTCGGCGCCATTGTCTTTCACTATTCCTTTCTTGTGGTGTTGCTGAGACACTTGAGGTTTTTCTCGGAACCGGTAGTCCCCCTGGTAACCCTTTTGGAAAGCGTGGACGGTTTTCTGGAAGTGGGCCTGCCGCGGCTTTACATTTCCGGCCTGGCTCTTTTGGCCGGCGTGGCCTATCTCTTTCTGCGCCGCGTCACCATTCCGCAGCTTAAGTACATCTCCCTGCCGTCCGACTATTTTCCTCTTTTTCTCATTTTCGCCATTGCCACCACCGGCGTACTCATGCGCTACATCTACAAGGTGGACATCGTGGGCGTCAAGGAACTCACCATGGGGCTGGCCACGTTTCACCCGGTGATTCCCGAGGGCATCGGTACCATCTTTTACATCCATCTTTTCTTGGTCAGTGTGCTTTTTGCTTACTTTCCCTTCAGCAAGCTGGTGCACATGGCCGGGGTTTTCCTCAGTCCAACAAGAAATCTACCCAACAACAGCCGAATGGTGCGCCACATTAATCCGTGGAATTACCCGGTCAAGGTGCACACCTACGAAGAGTATGAAGACGAGTTCAGGGAAAAGATGATTGAAGCGGGTCTTCCAGTGGAAAAGAAGGAGTAA